In Fusobacterium hwasookii, a single window of DNA contains:
- a CDS encoding DUF6162 family protein, giving the protein MIKINTYVVKPLSSKKENIFLILAFFILISVAAIALKIRQRVEYKIDVKEDEIVSYEVLNNIELGIYSDIKNSLVDISQLRGEQNSLPSVDLLAEEEIPPYFKDITWEQRGAMEWTTFKHDGEDYLIGRGNGKVGTFLVKFNNENMDESDILYMKETPSFDDIEKNFEKYEHIAKKIVPFTGSDERKKLTGE; this is encoded by the coding sequence GTGATAAAAATTAATACTTATGTTGTAAAACCGCTTAGCTCCAAAAAGGAAAATATCTTTCTTATTTTGGCGTTTTTTATTTTAATATCAGTGGCAGCTATAGCCTTAAAAATAAGACAAAGAGTTGAATATAAAATAGATGTAAAAGAAGATGAAATAGTTTCTTATGAAGTTTTGAATAATATAGAATTAGGGATCTATTCTGATATTAAAAATTCTTTAGTAGATATTTCACAACTAAGAGGTGAACAAAACTCTTTACCTAGTGTAGACTTATTAGCTGAAGAAGAAATACCACCATATTTTAAAGATATTACTTGGGAGCAAAGAGGTGCAATGGAATGGACAACATTCAAGCATGATGGTGAAGACTACTTAATAGGTAGGGGTAATGGAAAAGTTGGAACTTTCTTAGTAAAGTTTAACAATGAAAATATGGATGAAAGCGATATACTCTATATGAAAGAAACACCAAGTTTTGATGATATAGAAAAGAACTTTGAAAAATATGAACATATTGCTAAAAAGATAGTTCCATTTACAGGTAGTGATGAAAG
- a CDS encoding EndoU domain-containing protein: MDLLKAFKRVEDEKNYYYSKLTTTMEVAGVKFRFFPSIEYALNERAAEELQKNPLTMPIEMQEHIFGEIKHLRNGTIRATGGHAVSDQVKISNITNIQYNNVFQAKVEIYDPDTNQYILKSNNNGLSTFFPPYWTKDRVLIEAESTFGNKVPYSDPDMLQKGFDEGKTKSGVKVDIGRKTLYPQERQ; this comes from the coding sequence ATGGATTTATTAAAAGCGTTTAAAAGGGTAGAAGATGAAAAAAATTATTACTATTCAAAATTAACTACAACAATGGAGGTTGCAGGAGTAAAATTTAGATTTTTTCCATCAATAGAATATGCTTTAAATGAAAGAGCAGCTGAAGAATTACAAAAAAATCCATTGACTATGCCAATAGAAATGCAAGAACATATTTTTGGAGAAATAAAACATTTAAGAAATGGAACTATAAGAGCAACAGGAGGACATGCAGTTTCTGATCAAGTAAAGATAAGTAATATAACCAATATTCAATATAATAATGTTTTTCAAGCAAAAGTTGAGATATACGATCCAGATACAAATCAATATATATTAAAGTCAAATAATAACGGATTATCAACATTTTTTCCACCTTATTGGACAAAAGATAGAGTTTTAATAGAGGCAGAGTCTACATTTGGAAATAAAGTTCCTTATTCTGACCCAGATATGCTGCAAAAAGGTTTTGATGAAGGAAAGACAAAATCAGGAGTAAAAGTAGATATAGGTAGAAAAACTTTATACCCTCAAGAAAGACAATGA
- a CDS encoding DUF5376 family protein: MDVEGDKVIMYDIYFDGDEPDELLEIKKEDLIYILDRWIKFLEKPITDENYEEIFEMEDPVVKVLKDDKYVII, translated from the coding sequence GTGGATGTAGAGGGAGATAAGGTAATAATGTATGATATATATTTTGATGGTGATGAACCAGATGAATTATTAGAAATAAAAAAAGAAGATTTAATCTATATTTTAGATAGATGGATAAAATTTTTAGAGAAACCAATAACAGATGAAAATTATGAAGAAATATTTGAAATGGAAGATCCAGTTGTAAAAGTTTTAAAAGATGATAAATATGTAATTATATAA